Proteins from a genomic interval of Rosa chinensis cultivar Old Blush chromosome 2, RchiOBHm-V2, whole genome shotgun sequence:
- the LOC112183553 gene encoding enolase-phosphatase E1-like: protein MAALAEPAFVSEQEKKEEKNRKREAKNKEHNERIKMEKEKEEKKNRDKELQLIANFRNNDQNHKQLPRIPVTHAVASAKPSQAPKANVKAAQTPLPVASAKMTVPTSTIHASTVHPTPVAWAKVVPNRTTNASKKTDFSQKSQTQSVAPAKAAVPSLPIASGKSLTDASKMSNINHYQQQPAANGGADMTFYVGQIPVKTTAINNPLKANILFGRKETQATTVVEKTQATTVVMTYASALQNKAADAQKNLGTYNAAASTFVSMTTSVTTTLPVVPQTNQPAKEEVVVPATKTTNGQNGPVRPMSSTTTSVSSERSYYTGTQRNGNGPDQKNYENGRVINGGGNGSSQKYYGKGSGQRYYGNGSAQRYNGNGYGQRYYRNGRYTNGSQENQKKQAKPKPVVDAEGWQVVENRRRV, encoded by the coding sequence ATGGCTGCTCTAGCAGAGCCAGCCTTTGTTTCAGAACAGGaaaagaaggaggagaagaacagGAAGAGAGAGGCCAAAAACAAGGAGCACAACGAGAGGATAAAGatggagaaagagaaggaagaaaagaagaacaggGACAAAGAACTCCAATTGATTGCAAACTTTAGAAATAATGATCAAAACCATAAGCAACTTCCAAGAATCCCTGTGACTCATGCTGTTGCTTCGGCAAAGCCGTCCCAAGCCCCGAAAGCTAATGTCAAAGCGGCCCAGACTCCTCTTCCTGTTGCTTCTGCGAAGATGACGGTGCCAACTAGTACCATTCATGCCTCCACTGTGCATCCTACTCCTGTTGCCTGGGCAAAGGTGGTGCCAAATAGAACTACCAATGCCTCTAAGAAGACAGATTTTAGTCAGAAGTCCCAGACCCAGAGCGTTGCTCCTGCCAAAGCGGCTGTACCTTCTCTTCCTATTGCTTCTGGGAAGTCGCTGACCGATGCTTCTAAGATGTCTAACATCAATCACTATCAACAACAACCTGCTGCTAATGGTGGAGCAGATATGACTTTCTACGTCGGGCAAATCCCTGTAAAGACTACAGCAATCAATAATCCACTAAAAGCTAATATTTTGTTTGGGAGGAAGGAGACTCAAGCCACTACTGTTGTGGAAAAAACTCAGGCCACTACTGTTGTGATGACTTATGCAAGTGCCTTGCAAAACAAGGCTGCGGATGCTCAGAAAAACCTAGGCACCTACAATGCGGCAGCATCTACATTTGTTTCTATGACTACTTCGGTGACTACTACTCTTCCTGTTGTTCCTCAGACCAATCAACCTGCAAAGGAAGAAGTAGTAGTTCCTGCAACAAAGACTACTAACGGCCAGAATGGTCCTGTAAGACCTATGTCCAGTACTACTACTTCCGTCTCTTCAGAGAGATCCTATTACACTGGTACCCAGAGGAATGGTAATGGACCAGATCAGAAGAACTATGAGAATGGAAGGGTTATTAATGGCGGTGGAAACGGTTCCAGTCAAAAGTACTATGGCAAAGGTTCCGGCCAAAGGTACTATGGTAATGGTTCTGCCCAGAGGTACAATGGTAATGGTTATGGCCAGAGGTACTATCGTAATGGAAGGTATACCAATGGGAGTCAAGAGAATCagaaaaaacaagcaaaaccaAAGCCTGTTGTTGATGCCGAGGGGTGGCAAGTGGTAGAGAATCGAAGGAGGGTCTGA
- the LOC112188906 gene encoding probable phospholipase A2 homolog 1 — protein sequence MLGAAAVTTRVAVAVIFLASVALCSNNNSEELCSRTCAAENCNSVGIRYGKYCGVGWTGCPGEKPCDDVDACCKIHDDCVGNTGINDVKCHEKFKKCIKKVQKSGKVGFSKQCPYETVVPTMVQGMDLAIMFSQFSNSKLEL from the exons ATGTTGGGAGCTGCCGCCGTAACGACGCGTGTCGCCGTCGCTGTCATCTTCCTCGCCTCCGTCGCCCTCTGCTCCAACAACAATTCCGAG GAGTTGTGCAGCAGAACCTGCGCAGCAGAGAACTGCAATT CGGTTGGGATTCGATACGGGAAGTACTGCGGAGTAGGGTGGACCGGCTGCCCAGGAGAGAAGCCATGTGATGACGTTGATGCTTGCTGCAAGATTCATGATGACTGTGTTGGCAATACAG GTATTAATGATGTAAAATGCCATGAGAAGTTCAAGAAATGCATAAAGAAAGTACAAAAATCTGGGAAGGTTGGATTTTCGAAGCAGTGCCCTTATGAAACAGTTGTGCCGACTATGGTGCAGGGTATGGATTTGGCCATCATGTTCAGCCAGTTTAGCAATTCAAAACTTGAACTATGA
- the LOC112188907 gene encoding uncharacterized protein LOC112188907 encodes MAAMASKLRQLQSKACQATQFVSKHGTTYYKQLLEQNKQYIQEPATVEKCSELSKQLFYTRLASLPGRNEALRKELDYVKSLWKNRQDLKVEDAGIAALFGLECFCWFCVGEIAGRGFTITGYHV; translated from the exons ATGGCCGCGATGGCATCAAAGTTGCGTCAGTTGCAGTCCAAGGCTTGCCAAGCGACTCAATTTGTGTCCAAGCATGGAACTACCTACTACAAACAGTTGTTAGAGCAGAACAAGCAATACATTCAGGAGCCGGCAACTGTGGAGAAATGCAGTGAGCTGTCAAAGCAATTGTTTTACACTCGACTTGCTAG TCTTCCGGGTCGGAATGAAGCACTGCGGAAGGAACTTGATTATGTCAAGAGTTTGTGGAAAAACAGGCAGGATTTGAAGGTTGAAGATGCTGGCATTGCTGCTTTGTTTGGGCTGGAGTGCTTCTGCTGGTTTTGTGTTGGTGAGATTGCAGGAAGGGGATTCACTATCACCGGTTACCATGTCTGA